The window GATGCATctattaatatttgtttatgtCACATGCATGGATTGATAGGGGAATCTTACGAGTTATTACGTTACCGGAACATGTatgtatttattaaaactttccTCTGGCAAAAGAAGACCGCATTAATAATTTTCACGTCTCTTCTTTACAAAGACGAGAGATAGAAATTTTATGCGGACATGGATCATCATCAAGAATCAAATTCTCCGAAGCAGCTCTTCCCTCTATCTTCGTCTCCTTTCTTCTCAACCTTCAAGACCAAGAAACATATTTTCGTGGGGACTTCTCTCCTCATCAGTTTCCTAATAATCTCCGTTATATTCGTCAATCTAGCCCGCTTCGAGCCTCATCTATATTTTGGATTCTTATCTTCATCATCGAAAACACTAACGAAGGAACAAAGCAACAACAACGTATGCGACTATTCGTACGGAAAATGGGTTCGTAGACAACAACGTGACATGGAAGAAACGTCTTACAGAGAAGATTGTCGGTTTCTAGATCCTGGTTTTCGTTGTCTGAATAACGGAAGAAAAGATTCTGGTTTCCGACAATGGAGATGGCAACCACACGGCTGCGATCTTCCACGGTATGTATTTTGCTTGGAACTCAAGGTATTGGTCGGGATTAAAACAAACTTTTAGGGTTACGAGCGGCTCACTAGACCTTTGGATATGAATCTCCCGCCAATCtagttcattttttttattcttttgtttaacCAATGGTGACTTGGTTTATTTGGTGTGAAACGATTATAGATTCAACGCAAGAGATTTTCTGGAGAAGAGTCGGAACGGGAGGATTGTGTTCGTCGGAGATTCCATCGGAAGAAACCAATGGGAATCTCTTTTGTGTATGCTTTCACAAGCCGTGTCTAACAAGTCTGAGATATATGAAGTAAACGGGAACCCTATAAGCAAGCATAAGGGTTTCCTCTCTATGCGATTTCCAGAACAAAACCTAACAGTCGAATATCATAGAACACCTTTTCTTGTCGTGGTTGCTAGACCACCTGAGAACTCACCGGAAGATGTCAAGATGACTGTTAGAGTCGATGAGTTTAACTGGCAGTCGAAAAGATGGGTCGATTCTGATGTTCTAGTGTTCAACACAGGACATTGGTGGAACGAAGACAAAACCTTTAACTCGTAAAAGGCCTCATgtttaaatttaacattcttaaAACAAAACGACGAGTACCCTAACCGTTTTCTCTGGTGTATCTGCAGAGGTTGCTATTTTCAGGAGGGAGGTAAATTGAACAAGACAATGGGAGTAATGGAGGgatttgagaagtctttgaagaCATGGAAGTCATGGATATTAGGAAAGCTAGATTCTGAGAGTAGCTATGTCTTCTTCAGAAGCTTTTCTCCCGTGCATTACAGGTCTTGTTTCACAACAATCTATGTGGGTGAATCAGAGACAAGAGTCTCTAGAATCTATGGTAACCAAAGCTTTTTGGGGTGTTGCAGGAATGGGACATGGAACTTGGGTGGTTTGTGTGATGCAGATACAGAGCCAGAAACTGATATGATGAAAATGGAACCTGACCCTATCCACAACAATTATATGTCTGAAGTAATACAAGGAATGAGATATGAACATAGTAATGTTAAGTTTTTGAACATTACATATCTGACCGAGTTCAGGAAAGATGCTCATCCTTCGCGGTATCGAGAGCCAGGAACTCCAGAAGATGCTCCTCAAGATTGCAGTCACTGGTGCTTACCCGGTGTGCCCGACACATGGAATGAGATCCTCTATGCGCAGCTATTGGCAATGAATTACCGAACAAAATGAAAAAGAGGTACACAAGTATTCTTAGTCATATGCTATTTTCTCGATGCTTTCTTCGGGCTCAGTTTCATTTGTTTGCAGTTCCTTGACTTTCTCGAGCTGTCTCAATAGGTTCAATCTTTCTGGCCCGTATGTGGAAGGAATCTGAATGAAGACGGATACTATCAACACTGAtacaaagaaaaggtttttgaatATTGATGGATTATGAAGAGAAGGTGTACGTACCAGGCCTGGGACATATCTCTGAATTGCAGCCAGCATAGCTGCGTGACCAACCGCTGTAACCTGTTCAGAATAGCTTACTCATTAGATACTATTAAACAAATGGAGCTGAGAATGACAAATGTTAACATAGTTTTGTACAAAGTAAATTAACTAAGGATGTAACTTGGAGTAACTCAGACAGTGTTTATCAGAATAGAAAAGAAGTGAACAATAAACTTGTGTGTAAGGTTAATTTTTGCTTACAGGAAGAAGCATCAGAATACCGATGGGAATGACTGATGCCAAGTCAGTCATGGTTCTGCGCAgagctttcttttctttttgtgttaATTCATCACCAATGAGAGACCGCCGAAGTAGCTTCATAGCAGCTGCCGAGTCAATAGCAAGAAGCTGAGTACCTTGCCACACGTCCTGTAAATAGAAATAAGTTAACAAATCTGACAGAGGAAAAGAAAATGACCCAATGAAACTGAACGTGACATATAGCTTTAGTCTTTAAGGGAGACATTGATACCGTTGTGGTTTCTCTTAGCTTGTGAAGAGTTTTCTCGATCATGTTTTCCTTCTTTGAAATTTGAACCAACTGAACGCCTGTTGGTCTACTGCTTGGTTGAGGAGGATCTTCAGAGATTCTTTCCTGCAGAATATGAACAAACAATTCTAAGCTCGTACCAGTGATACATAGACCAAAGACCTAACATTTCGGTTGACTAAAACAGAGCTGATGAGCATCTTCTACCATGTTGAGAAGCTTAATCACGAACGTAATATAGCTGAGAGcacaacaaaataattatgcTAGTACCGAATTATTATTATCATACAGGCTTTGACTAAAAAAGTTTCTAAAACGATGGTTTGCATGAAGAGGATTCCCACTATCCTCTTATAATCCTCAGTTAATCCAACTAATGATAAACGTGTATTTTAATTAACTTGGAGGAAATGAGTGCACTTTCTAAACCAGAACTTTACACTTAACGACATCTTGCAGTAGCAGCTGTTTACTAACCTCATCATCTATTGACTGAGCAGTGCTTCTTTTAACCCGCATTTCCAGTTCTATCAGTTCGTTCCTTAGGATTTCAAATCGACTAATTTCATTTGGTTCCGAGTCCATGCGAAGTAAGTCTCCACTGGATTTCCCAACAATATCACCACCCTGCATATGTGAAAACAATTCATGAAACCTTTATAAGTGGTGGTAGAAATGGCTGGACTTTAGATGCATCATCTCCTTAtttcaagaaaaccaaatagTTACACATACCAAGTAATTGACAAGAGAAAACACAGAGTTCCATGCAGAAGAATGATCAAAAGATTTCAGGGTACTTACCGATAACTCAGGATCAGGATTACTCTTTGGACGCGGTTCAAAGAATCCCCAGAATCCACGACTCACACTAATGCAGAGGACACAACAAATACGGTCATTGTTACCAGAGTGGAAAAAAGTATTTACCCTTATATCGTTCAAACTAACAAAAGTAGACGTAAAAAGGAATAATACCAAGCAATACGTGACATACCTTTTGCCTTCACCTTCAGAACTAATTGCATTCTTTGTGATTTTGCCTTTAAAATACCGTTTTTGTACCTCGTAGGATTCCCGAGAGTCGTTTTTGTCACCTTCCTGAGTTAACCATATGAGATATTAGTTTCCCAAACGATTTAGAAACACAACATGCACTTTGTAATTCTTCGACTGATGCTACACCGCTTAAAGAGGGATACAATTAATCTGTTTTGGTCCATCTGGCAACCTTAGCATTCAAATAATATCATACTCGACAGAACCAAACAAAATGTCAAATGAGATAAAAAAACCTGTTGCAGGGAAGCTGTTTTGGCTCTGAAAGTTGCCTCCAAAAACTCAGCCTCTTTTTTAAGCTTCCGTATTTTCTCAAGGTCAGAGCAAGCGGCTTTTATTTGTTCCTTTCCAGACGATGAGTTGGATACATACAACTCCTGTAGCAGGCTTTCCAATCGCACGAGGGCTTCATCTACACTTTCTAGGGCCTGGGGACTATGTActgttagtatatatattgtattcgATAAGACAGCACTTTAAATGGAAACAGATCCAAGTAGTGTACAGAGTACAGTGGTCTTTCCCAAAAAAATACAACTGATAGAAGACCAACCTTGTCAAAGGAGTCCGACTCTCTAACAGCTGATGACGCATTCCTGAAAAAAACCGGTTTATGTTACTTCCATCGAGTATTATTCAAGTGCTTACGGTCTACTGAATCGATAGTAACTGATTAGGGTAAGCCCCAAAAGTTAAAGGATATTTTCCACACAATTTATTGTAACTACAACAAAATTGTAGGTATTAAAGAAGCTTAAAATTTTGCTTTACTATATTTCTCGCAGGTACTACTATTATGCATTCTCCAGTATTAGTACAATACACTAGTCAGGCAGGAGAGTAATTTTCCAAATGCAAGCAAGAGTGCATAGAACAGAGAGTGGGAGGTTTCAGTTATCTTACTTTGATATCGCCAGTTCTTCCCTGCACCTAATCACACTCTTGTGCCTAAGCATAAAGAACAAAGTCAACAAGGTCCCTTATTACTGTTCATCTATGATCCAAATATTGAGTAGAGTATGTCAAATACCCCTTGGATAGGAATTTTGCAGCCTTGACATTAGAAGGGTTCTCTGGCCATTTACTATGTTTAATGAAGCTCTGTAGCCAATAAGAGCAAACATCCAGCACTTGGGGAATAACTTCGTAATTAGGTGGCCCTTCTGGTTTGCTCCTATGCCCGTGTGATTGTTTCGGAGGCTGTGCGCCAGTACTGTTTGGATAGAAAGGAATCCATTCTAGCTCTTCGCAAACAACCTATACAACAAAATTTCCATGATAAGACATCAAAATGGTTATGTGAAGTTTCCACCGATGATTCGATTATGCCTACCTCTACATAAAGTTGGTATGAACTAATGGCTGAAAGTTGAGGATAGTACAGGACGCTGCCCCCAATGAGATGCCTGAAATAAAGAAGTTGAACGAGTATGAATCAAGACTGTGATAAGCAAACACAAACTTACAAAAGTTAGTGGGAATGGAAAGAGAGTTAAACAATGACAGTTACCTAACAAGGTCTTCCAAAGGGTTCTCAAGAGAATCAAAACCATTTGCAGCTAAATAGGACTGCGTGCTCCTGCCCAAGGCAATGAAGAATCCAAAGATGGCTAAATCCCTCTCCAAAACCTGCAAGGCACCGACAGGTCTCAATTAACCCCAGAAGTATACTGCCATAAATCTTTCAACACAATAAAACAGAGACAAACTTGAATCACTGTTTTTTTACTTGAAAAGCTCTATAAACTAAAGTCTTccaataagttttttatttctacAAGCGTCACTTTATCTTAGATCCTGTAGCAATTTCCCTTCAATTTATAAACTGTTTGCGTCACTTCCTGATGTTCAAAAGGTAGAGTAAGCTAGACAATATATTATGTTCATGATAGTCAAACATTAAGAACTCAATGacaactgcaaaaaaaaactaaaagctgCTTAGGTGTGTCTTCTAATTTTTACCTCTATACTTTCGGAAGTTGTTAACCTTGACCATATTTTTTCCCGATCTATAGCCCGCTGCAGTTGTTTCTGTATAAGATCGACCCAGAAAACAACTTCATCTGTAGCAACGTCACCTTTTAGGCCCAGTGCTGCCCGAGGACCAAAATGAGTAAGAAATTCTCTTTGTAGGCCTATGGTTTTGATTGAATGATACGCTTGAGGGAGTGGAACGAAGTCTACAACTTTTTCCATCAATCTCCCAGTTGTATCTGGAAGCGAAGAAAAGAAGGGCGGGCAGGAAAACTTTGCCGGGCCAAGTTTCGTGATTGCTGCAATGGAATTTAGCACAAGCATGAGAAGTGACACCTCAATCTCATTACTTGCAGCGGATGACTTTCCTTTAGTATAGCTGGAATGAACCATAAAGCACCGCCACTTCATCAGAACTCCACAGTCAAACTAGTATTCTATAGAACTTACTAATAAGAGGTAAGATTCGAAGCAAGTTTAACCGAAAAGAAGGAGATTTAAAAGAGAACACATACAAAGAAGTGGCGGCAAGAAATCGTTGATCTCCCTCAATATAATTCACAAAAGATGTCACTACAGAAGGAACTTGCTCAGACCAAAACCATTCATAAGCTTCAGGATGTTTGGCTGATAGAGTATCCCGCATCATATTCTCAAGGGGAGCAGCTTGGCGTGATAAGCTGTAAAACGCCAAATTTTttaacacaagaaaaaaaactaaaaacaagtCAAAGGTTCAATTCTAGATAGCACGGGCCATTTCCAGTAAGATTTCAAACATCGATGGGTATGCAGgaaaacaaataccaaaaagcAACGCCAACAGAAATCTCCAAGAATCTTATTGTTAATTGTCCTGCAAAGACTAGAGAGTTTGTGTTCAACTAGTTAACATAGCCATGTTGAGATTAACTAGGAATGCTTAGCTGGAGAAGATGTATGAATCAGAAAGCCAACTTAGACATTAAATAAATAGCTAAACTAATTTACAATCTAATATAATCTATAGCAAGCAAAAGCATATCAAAAATCCcagatttaaaaaaaaggttAATGACGGAGTACCTCCTCTGAACGAAGACGTTAACATCCTCGTCTCTGTTATTTCCTCTCGACGAAATCTCATTTACAGCTTGTAGTAAGGAGTACAGAGAAGCCTGTAAATCAAGTATGTAAGATAAAT is drawn from Brassica rapa cultivar Chiifu-401-42 chromosome A05, CAAS_Brap_v3.01, whole genome shotgun sequence and contains these coding sequences:
- the LOC103870333 gene encoding protein trichome birefringence-like 8 isoform X2, whose amino-acid sequence is MDHHQESNSPKQLFPLSSSPFFSTFKTKKHIFVGTSLLISFLIISVIFVNLARFEPHLYFGFLSSSSKTLTKEQSNNNVCDYSYGKWVRRQQRDMEETSYREDCRFLDPGFRCLNNGRKDSGFRQWRWQPHGCDLPRFNARDFLEKSRNGRIVFVGDSIGRNQWESLLCMLSQAVSNKSEIYEVNGNPISKHKGFLSMRFPEQNLTVEYHRTPFLVVVARPPENSPEDVKMTVRVDEFNWQSKRWVDSDVLVFNTGHWWNEDKTFNSGCYFQEGGKLNKTMGVMEGFEKSLKTWKSWILGKLDSESSYVFFRSFSPVHYRNGTWNLGGLCDADTEPETDMMKMEPDPIHNNYMSEVIQGMRYEHSNVKFLNITYLTEFRKDAHPSRYREPGTPEDAPQDCSHWCLPGVPDTWNEILYAQLLAMNYRTK
- the LOC103870333 gene encoding protein trichome birefringence-like 8 isoform X1, whose translation is MDHHQESNSPKQLFPLSSSPFFSTFKTKKHIFVGTSLLISFLIISVIFVNLARFEPHLYFGFLSSSSKTLTKEQSNNNVCDYSYGKWVRRQQRDMEETSYREDCRFLDPGFRCLNNGRKDSGFRQWRWQPHGCDLPRFNARDFLEKSRNGRIVFVGDSIGRNQWESLLCMLSQAVSNKSEIYEVNGNPISKHKGFLSMRFPEQNLTVEYHRTPFLVVVARPPENSPEDVKMTVRVDEFNWQSKRWVDSDVLVFNTGHWWNEDKTFNSGCYFQEGGKLNKTMGVMEGFEKSLKTWKSWILGKLDSESSYVFFRSFSPVHYRSCFTTIYVGESETRVSRIYGNQSFLGCCRNGTWNLGGLCDADTEPETDMMKMEPDPIHNNYMSEVIQGMRYEHSNVKFLNITYLTEFRKDAHPSRYREPGTPEDAPQDCSHWCLPGVPDTWNEILYAQLLAMNYRTK
- the LOC103870332 gene encoding uncharacterized protein LOC103870332, coding for MAAKLHRPALVSSSSSTPCQPRISFVSFVSCKKAAVRLDCLSSPRSQLFVRYGFLERSSHYKKKKARRRLVQPFLLASAEDGVAVNGSSVGEVRAKLAGSLQEESYCNGLIQSLHDAARTLEFAVKEKITPPRFSWFSATWLGDDRNAWLKTLSYQASLYSLLQAVNEISSRGNNRDEDVNVFVQRSLSRQAAPLENMMRDTLSAKHPEAYEWFWSEQVPSVVTSFVNYIEGDQRFLAATSFYTKGKSSAASNEIEVSLLMLVLNSIAAITKLGPAKFSCPPFFSSLPDTTGRLMEKVVDFVPLPQAYHSIKTIGLQREFLTHFGPRAALGLKGDVATDEVVFWVDLIQKQLQRAIDREKIWSRLTTSESIEVLERDLAIFGFFIALGRSTQSYLAANGFDSLENPLEDLVRHLIGGSVLYYPQLSAISSYQLYVEVVCEELEWIPFYPNSTGAQPPKQSHGHRSKPEGPPNYEVIPQVLDVCSYWLQSFIKHSKWPENPSNVKAAKFLSKGHKSVIRCREELAISKNASSAVRESDSFDKALESVDEALVRLESLLQELYVSNSSSGKEQIKAACSDLEKIRKLKKEAEFLEATFRAKTASLQQEGDKNDSRESYEVQKRYFKGKITKNAISSEGEGKSVSRGFWGFFEPRPKSNPDPELSGGDIVGKSSGDLLRMDSEPNEISRFEILRNELIELEMRVKRSTAQSIDDEERISEDPPQPSSRPTGVQLVQISKKENMIEKTLHKLRETTTDVWQGTQLLAIDSAAAMKLLRRSLIGDELTQKEKKALRRTMTDLASVIPIGILMLLPVTAVGHAAMLAAIQRYVPGLIPSTYGPERLNLLRQLEKVKELQTNETEPEESIEKIAYD